From the genome of Ralstonia pickettii, one region includes:
- a CDS encoding isoaspartyl peptidase/L-asparaginase family protein, translating into MTTPILAIHGGAGTITRTAMSADKEAAYQQALHDILAAGQRILVDGGSAVDAVTEAVRLLEECPLFNAGKGAVLTSAGTYELDASIMDGATLAAGAVTCVKRLRNPILAARAVMERSEHVLFTSDGAEAFAQAQGLEFVEPDYYYTEARYAQWQRARQQDGMALLDHDAASLIAKEAAPIDPDNKFGTVGAVACDAQGRLAAATSTGGVTNKKVGRVGDTPIVGAGCFANTVAAVSCTGTGEMFIRAVAAYDIAAQMEYAGKSLADASNDVVMRKLMAISGRGGLIAVDAQGNVALPFNTEGMYRGFARGAQAPVVSIYR; encoded by the coding sequence ATGACTACGCCCATCCTCGCCATCCACGGTGGCGCCGGCACCATCACCCGCACGGCCATGAGTGCCGACAAGGAAGCCGCTTACCAGCAGGCGCTGCATGACATCCTGGCCGCTGGACAACGCATCCTTGTGGACGGCGGCAGCGCTGTAGATGCTGTGACCGAAGCCGTGCGCCTGCTCGAAGAGTGCCCGCTGTTCAACGCGGGCAAGGGCGCGGTGCTCACCAGCGCCGGCACGTATGAACTCGATGCGTCGATCATGGATGGCGCCACGCTGGCTGCCGGCGCAGTCACCTGTGTCAAGCGCCTGCGCAACCCGATTCTTGCGGCCCGCGCGGTGATGGAGCGCAGCGAACACGTGCTGTTCACCTCCGACGGCGCCGAGGCTTTCGCGCAAGCGCAGGGCCTGGAGTTTGTCGAGCCGGACTACTACTACACCGAAGCGCGCTACGCCCAATGGCAGCGCGCTCGCCAGCAAGACGGCATGGCGCTGCTCGATCACGATGCCGCATCGCTCATTGCGAAGGAAGCTGCACCCATCGACCCGGACAACAAGTTCGGCACCGTGGGCGCCGTGGCATGCGACGCGCAGGGGCGCCTCGCTGCGGCGACCTCCACGGGCGGCGTCACCAACAAGAAGGTCGGCCGCGTGGGCGACACGCCCATCGTCGGCGCCGGCTGCTTTGCGAACACCGTGGCGGCCGTGTCGTGCACGGGCACGGGCGAAATGTTTATCCGCGCCGTGGCTGCCTACGACATTGCCGCGCAGATGGAGTACGCCGGCAAGTCGCTGGCCGATGCGAGCAACGACGTGGTCATGCGCAAGCTGATGGCCATCAGCGGCCGCGGCGGGCTGATCGCCGTGGACGCGCAAGGCAACGTCGCGTTGCCGTTCAACACCGAAGGGATGTACCGCGGGTTCGCACGCGGCGCGCAAGCGCCCGTGGTGTCGATCTATCGGTAA
- a CDS encoding dipeptide ABC transporter ATP-binding protein — MPDQRVVQVQDLSVRFATSERVVDAVRNLSFHVDRGETLAVVGESGSGKSVTSLALMRLVEHGGGKIIGGQIHLRRRNGEVLDLAKASPAAMRGVRGADIAMIFQEPMTSLNPVFTVGEQIAESIRLHQGKPASEAKAEALRMLELVRIPEARNVLGRYPHQLSGGMRQRVMIAMALSCKPSLLIADEPTTALDVTIQAEILQLIRALQQELHMAVVFITHDMGVVAEVADRVLVMYRGDRVEEGPSATVFAQPAHPYTRALLSAVPRLGSMQGTDGPARFPLLRVDGTAAAVDTTPQPAASHDVQPILRVRDLVTRFDVPTGIFGRVTRRVHAVEQVSFDLYPGETLALVGESGCGKSTTGRSLLRLVDSQSGSIEFAGQNIGELKGPALQTLRRNIQFIFQDPFASLDPRVPVGYSIMEPLLVHKVASGKEAQQRVEWLLDKVGLQAAHASRYPHEFSGGQRQRICIARALALNPKVVIADESVSALDVSIQAQIVNLMLDLQKEFGVAFLFISHDMAVVERISHRVAVMYLGQIVEIGPRRAIFENPQHPYTKKLMSAVPIADPARRHLKRELSTHEIPSPIRAVGDLPVVQPLVQVAPDHFVARHSIGGAY; from the coding sequence ATGCCCGACCAGCGTGTTGTGCAGGTGCAAGACCTGAGCGTGCGCTTTGCCACGTCCGAGCGCGTGGTCGACGCGGTGCGCAACCTGTCGTTCCACGTCGACCGGGGCGAGACGCTGGCCGTGGTCGGCGAATCGGGTTCGGGCAAGTCGGTGACGTCGCTCGCGCTGATGCGGCTGGTGGAACATGGCGGCGGCAAGATCATTGGCGGCCAAATCCATCTGCGCCGCCGCAACGGCGAGGTGCTGGACTTGGCGAAGGCCAGCCCGGCGGCCATGCGCGGCGTGCGCGGTGCCGACATCGCGATGATCTTCCAGGAGCCGATGACCTCGCTCAACCCGGTCTTCACCGTGGGCGAGCAGATTGCCGAATCGATCCGCCTGCACCAGGGCAAGCCCGCCAGCGAGGCCAAGGCCGAAGCGCTGCGCATGCTGGAGCTTGTGCGCATTCCGGAAGCGCGCAATGTGCTGGGGCGCTATCCGCACCAACTGTCGGGCGGCATGCGCCAGCGCGTGATGATCGCAATGGCGCTGTCATGCAAACCGTCGCTGCTGATTGCGGATGAGCCGACCACCGCGCTGGACGTGACCATCCAGGCGGAAATCCTGCAACTGATCCGCGCGCTGCAGCAGGAACTGCACATGGCCGTGGTGTTCATCACGCATGACATGGGTGTGGTGGCGGAAGTGGCCGACCGCGTGCTCGTGATGTACAGGGGCGATCGCGTGGAAGAGGGCCCGTCGGCCACGGTGTTTGCGCAGCCGGCACATCCGTACACGCGCGCGCTGCTGTCGGCGGTGCCGCGCCTGGGCTCGATGCAGGGTACCGATGGCCCGGCCCGCTTTCCGCTGTTGCGTGTGGACGGCACGGCCGCCGCGGTCGATACGACACCGCAGCCGGCAGCGTCGCACGATGTGCAACCCATTTTGCGTGTGCGTGATCTCGTCACGCGCTTTGACGTGCCCACGGGCATCTTCGGCCGCGTCACGCGCCGGGTGCATGCGGTGGAGCAGGTCAGTTTTGATCTCTACCCTGGTGAGACGCTGGCGCTGGTCGGCGAATCGGGCTGCGGCAAGTCGACGACGGGACGGTCGCTCTTGCGTCTGGTGGACAGCCAGAGCGGCAGCATCGAATTTGCCGGCCAGAACATCGGCGAGTTGAAGGGGCCCGCGCTCCAGACGCTTCGCCGAAACATCCAGTTCATCTTCCAGGACCCATTCGCCTCGCTGGACCCGCGCGTGCCGGTCGGCTACTCCATCATGGAGCCGCTGCTGGTGCACAAGGTGGCTTCCGGCAAAGAGGCGCAGCAACGTGTGGAATGGCTGCTCGACAAGGTGGGCCTGCAGGCCGCGCATGCGTCGCGCTATCCGCACGAGTTTTCCGGCGGGCAGCGCCAGCGCATCTGCATTGCTCGCGCCCTCGCGCTGAATCCCAAGGTGGTGATTGCCGATGAGTCGGTCTCGGCGCTCGACGTGTCGATCCAGGCGCAGATCGTCAACCTGATGCTCGATCTGCAGAAGGAGTTTGGCGTTGCGTTCCTGTTCATCTCGCATGACATGGCGGTGGTGGAGCGCATCAGCCATCGCGTGGCGGTGATGTATCTCGGCCAGATCGTCGAGATCGGCCCGCGCCGCGCGATCTTCGAAAATCCGCAGCACCCGTATACGAAGAAGCTGATGTCGGCCGTGCCGATTGCGGACCCGGCGCGCCGCCATTTGAAGCGTGAACTTTCCACGCACGAAATCCCAAGCCCCATCCGCGCCGTTGGCGATCTGCCGGTGGTGCAGCCGTTGGTGCAAGTGGCGCCAGACCACTTTGTTGCCCGCCACTCAATTGGCGGCGCGTATTAA
- the gsiB gene encoding glutathione ABC transporter substrate-binding protein GsiB: MFNRFAHRVAFGPRAAMVASGLALAAFTMPAFAAKDAVMAVYSTFTTMDPYDANDTLSFSAAKSFYQGLFGFDKDMKLVNVLCDSYEVSKDGLVYTFKLHKGVKFHDGTTFDANAVKANLDRVTDPANKLKRFVLFNRVAKTEVVDPYTARVTLKEPFSPFINVLAHPSAAMISPTALKKYGKDIAFHPVGTGPFEFVEWKQTDYLKGKKFDGYWKHGLPKVDTITWKPVVDNNTRATVMQTGEADFAFTIPFEQAAVLKSSPKVDLIAAPSIIQRYVSLNTNVKPFDNPKVRQAINYAINKDALTKVAFAGYAVPSEGVVPPGVDYAVKLGPWPYNPAKAKELLKEAGYPNGFETQLWSAYNHTTAQKIIQFVQQQLAQVGIKTSVLALEAGQRVERVESVPKPEDAGVRMYYAGWSSSTGESDWALRPLLASEAMPPKSFNTAYYKNEQVDADIAGALRTTDRAEKSKLYTDAQKRIWEDAPWAFLVTEKIVYARSKRLSGAYVAPDGSFSFEDIDIKQ, translated from the coding sequence ATGTTCAATCGCTTTGCCCACCGAGTCGCATTCGGCCCGCGCGCAGCCATGGTTGCCAGCGGCCTGGCCCTGGCGGCATTCACCATGCCGGCCTTTGCCGCCAAGGACGCCGTGATGGCGGTCTACTCGACCTTCACCACGATGGACCCGTACGACGCCAACGACACGCTGTCGTTCAGCGCCGCCAAGTCGTTCTATCAGGGCCTGTTTGGCTTCGACAAGGACATGAAGCTGGTCAACGTACTGTGCGACAGCTACGAAGTCAGCAAGGACGGCCTGGTCTATACGTTCAAGCTGCACAAGGGCGTGAAATTCCACGACGGCACCACGTTTGATGCCAACGCCGTCAAGGCCAACCTCGACCGCGTGACGGACCCGGCCAACAAGCTCAAGCGTTTCGTGTTGTTCAACCGCGTGGCGAAGACCGAAGTGGTCGATCCGTACACCGCGCGCGTGACGCTCAAGGAGCCGTTCTCGCCGTTCATCAACGTGCTGGCGCACCCGTCGGCGGCCATGATCTCGCCCACGGCACTCAAGAAGTACGGCAAGGACATTGCCTTCCACCCGGTCGGCACCGGCCCGTTCGAGTTTGTCGAATGGAAGCAGACCGACTACCTGAAGGGCAAGAAATTCGACGGCTACTGGAAGCATGGCCTGCCGAAGGTCGACACCATCACATGGAAGCCCGTGGTGGACAACAACACGCGCGCAACCGTCATGCAGACGGGCGAAGCGGATTTTGCGTTCACGATTCCGTTCGAGCAGGCCGCGGTGCTCAAGAGCAGCCCCAAGGTTGACCTGATTGCAGCGCCGTCGATCATCCAGCGCTATGTCAGCTTGAACACTAACGTGAAGCCGTTCGACAACCCCAAGGTGCGCCAGGCCATCAACTACGCCATCAACAAGGACGCGCTGACCAAGGTGGCGTTTGCGGGTTACGCCGTGCCGTCTGAAGGAGTGGTGCCGCCGGGCGTTGACTACGCCGTCAAGCTGGGCCCGTGGCCGTACAACCCGGCCAAGGCGAAAGAACTGCTGAAGGAAGCGGGCTACCCGAACGGCTTCGAGACGCAACTGTGGTCGGCCTACAACCACACGACGGCGCAGAAGATCATTCAGTTCGTGCAGCAGCAACTGGCGCAGGTCGGCATCAAGACGTCGGTGCTGGCGCTGGAAGCCGGCCAGCGCGTCGAGCGCGTGGAAAGCGTGCCGAAGCCGGAAGACGCCGGCGTGCGCATGTACTACGCAGGCTGGTCGTCGTCGACGGGTGAATCGGATTGGGCGCTGCGTCCGCTGCTGGCGTCCGAAGCCATGCCGCCCAAGTCGTTCAACACGGCGTACTACAAGAACGAGCAGGTCGATGCCGACATCGCCGGGGCGCTGCGCACGACCGATCGCGCAGAGAAGTCCAAGCTTTACACCGACGCGCAAAAGCGCATCTGGGAAGACGCACCGTGGGCCTTCCTGGTGACGGAAAAGATCGTCTACGCGCGCTCGAAGCGTCTGTCGGGTGCCTATGTGGCTCCGGACGGCTCGTTCAGCTTTGAAGACATCGACATCAAGCAATAA
- the gsiC gene encoding glutathione ABC transporter permease GsiC, giving the protein MLNYFIKRVLGVIPTLLIVAVLVFLFVHLLPGDPARLAAGPEADETTVDLVRKDLGLDKPMHEQFVRFFANAARGEFGNSIRTKRPVSEEIGERFWPTLNLTITSMVWAVIFGMVIGITSAVWRNKWPDRLGMTLAVSGISFPAFALGMLLMEVFSVQLGWLPSIGADSWKHYILPSLTLGAAVAAVMARFTRASFVEVLQEDFVRTARAKGVRETVVVIKHCLRNAMIPVVTMMGLQFGFLLGGSIVVEKVFNWPGLGRLLVDAVEMRDYPVIQAEVLLFSLEFILINLVVDMLYTVINPTIRYKK; this is encoded by the coding sequence ATGCTGAACTACTTCATTAAACGTGTGCTGGGCGTGATCCCGACACTGCTGATCGTGGCAGTGCTGGTGTTCCTGTTCGTGCATCTGTTGCCCGGCGACCCGGCGCGTTTGGCCGCCGGCCCCGAAGCGGACGAGACGACGGTCGATCTCGTACGCAAGGACCTGGGCCTGGACAAGCCGATGCACGAGCAGTTCGTGCGCTTCTTCGCCAACGCCGCACGCGGTGAATTCGGCAACTCCATCCGCACCAAGCGCCCGGTGAGCGAAGAGATTGGCGAGCGCTTCTGGCCAACGCTCAACCTGACGATTACCAGCATGGTGTGGGCGGTGATCTTCGGCATGGTGATCGGTATCACCTCCGCCGTGTGGCGCAACAAGTGGCCGGACCGTCTGGGCATGACGCTCGCCGTGTCGGGCATCTCGTTTCCCGCATTCGCACTCGGCATGCTGCTGATGGAAGTGTTCTCGGTGCAGCTCGGCTGGCTGCCGTCCATCGGGGCGGATAGCTGGAAGCACTACATCCTGCCGTCGCTCACGCTAGGCGCGGCTGTGGCGGCCGTGATGGCGCGTTTTACACGTGCCTCGTTCGTGGAAGTGCTGCAGGAAGACTTCGTGCGCACCGCCCGTGCCAAGGGCGTGCGCGAGACGGTGGTGGTCATCAAGCATTGCCTGCGCAACGCGATGATCCCGGTGGTCACGATGATGGGCCTGCAGTTCGGTTTTCTCCTGGGCGGCTCGATTGTTGTCGAGAAGGTGTTCAACTGGCCGGGCCTCGGGCGCCTGCTCGTGGATGCGGTGGAAATGCGCGACTACCCGGTCATCCAGGCCGAGGTGCTGCTGTTCTCGCTGGAGTTCATCCTGATCAACCTGGTGGTGGACATGCTGTACACCGTGATCAACCCGACCATCCGCTACAAGAAGTAA
- the gsiD gene encoding glutathione ABC transporter permease GsiD yields MTQASNPAIAAQASTEPVRTPWTEFWRKFRKQHLAMGAGVFVIALAVIAILAPHIVPFDPENFFDYDALNAGPSAQHWFGVDSLGRDIFSRILMGTRISLEAGFVSVIIGAIVGTMLGLLAGYYEGWWDRIVMRISDVLFAFPGILLAIGIVAILGNGMINVIFAVAVFSIPAFARLVRGNTLMLKHLTYVEAARSIGASDWTIIMRHILPGTISSIVVYFSMRIGTSIITAASLSFLGLGAQPPTPEWGAMLNEARADMVTAPHVAIFPSLAIFLTVLAFNLLGDGLRDALDPKIDRR; encoded by the coding sequence ATGACGCAGGCATCCAATCCGGCCATCGCCGCACAAGCTTCGACCGAGCCCGTCCGTACCCCGTGGACGGAGTTCTGGCGCAAGTTCCGCAAGCAGCATCTGGCGATGGGCGCCGGTGTGTTCGTGATCGCGCTGGCGGTGATCGCCATCCTCGCGCCGCACATCGTGCCGTTCGATCCAGAAAACTTTTTCGACTACGACGCGCTCAACGCGGGCCCGTCGGCGCAGCATTGGTTTGGCGTCGATTCGCTGGGCCGTGACATCTTCAGCCGCATCCTGATGGGTACGCGCATCTCGCTGGAAGCGGGCTTCGTGTCGGTCATCATCGGCGCCATCGTGGGCACCATGCTCGGCCTGCTGGCCGGCTACTACGAAGGCTGGTGGGACCGCATCGTCATGCGCATCTCCGACGTGCTGTTCGCCTTTCCCGGCATTCTGCTGGCCATCGGCATCGTGGCCATCCTGGGCAACGGCATGATCAACGTGATCTTTGCCGTGGCGGTGTTCAGCATTCCGGCGTTTGCGCGGCTGGTGCGCGGCAACACGCTCATGCTCAAGCACCTGACGTATGTGGAAGCCGCGCGCAGCATCGGCGCGTCCGACTGGACGATCATCATGCGGCACATCCTGCCGGGCACGATTTCGTCCATCGTCGTGTACTTCTCGATGCGGATCGGCACCTCGATCATCACCGCAGCCAGCCTCTCGTTCCTGGGCCTCGGCGCCCAGCCGCCCACCCCTGAGTGGGGCGCGATGCTCAACGAGGCGCGCGCCGACATGGTGACGGCGCCGCACGTGGCGATTTTCCCAAGCTTGGCCATCTTCCTGACCGTGCTGGCGTTCAACCTGCTGGGCGATGGCCTGCGCGACGCGCTGGATCCGAAGATCGACCGCCGCTGA
- a CDS encoding DmpA family aminopeptidase: MPLSLPHIGALPAGARDSISDVAGVTVGHATIAGGDIQTGVTVVRPHAGDPFLDKVPAASVVLNGFGKSIGLVQVDELGVLETPIALTNTFAVGTVAQAQIRQAVAANPQIGRTWSTVNPLVFECNDGYLNDLQAFAVQDVHYDAAYAAAAQAFEQGAVGAGRGMSSFGVKGGIGSASRVVTLADGAQRTVGALVLSNFGVTKNLTLGGRNVGAELASALAAATPEPEKGSIIMLLATDAPLDARQLRRLALRAGAGLARTGSVFGHGSGDIALAFSTAYTVPHEGARAMPAVSMTHESHLDPLFQAAADSVEQAIVHALFRATAVTGRDGNTRRALTELL; the protein is encoded by the coding sequence ATGCCACTGAGCCTTCCGCACATCGGCGCACTGCCGGCCGGCGCACGCGACAGCATCTCCGACGTGGCAGGCGTGACCGTCGGCCACGCCACGATTGCCGGCGGCGACATCCAGACCGGCGTGACCGTGGTACGCCCGCATGCCGGCGACCCGTTCCTCGACAAGGTGCCCGCCGCCAGCGTGGTGCTCAACGGTTTCGGCAAGAGCATCGGCCTCGTGCAGGTGGACGAGCTGGGCGTGCTGGAAACGCCGATTGCGCTGACCAACACGTTTGCCGTGGGCACTGTGGCGCAAGCGCAGATCCGCCAGGCGGTTGCCGCCAACCCGCAGATCGGCCGCACGTGGTCGACCGTCAATCCGCTCGTCTTCGAATGCAATGACGGCTACCTGAACGACCTGCAGGCGTTTGCCGTGCAGGACGTGCACTACGACGCGGCCTACGCTGCGGCAGCCCAAGCGTTCGAGCAAGGCGCGGTGGGGGCAGGGCGCGGGATGTCGTCGTTCGGCGTGAAGGGCGGCATCGGTTCTGCATCGCGCGTGGTGACACTCGCCGACGGCGCACAACGTACTGTCGGCGCGCTCGTGCTGTCCAACTTTGGCGTGACCAAAAACCTGACACTTGGCGGGCGCAACGTCGGTGCGGAATTGGCGAGCGCGCTCGCCGCGGCCACACCGGAGCCGGAGAAGGGCTCGATCATCATGCTGCTCGCCACCGACGCGCCGCTCGATGCACGCCAGTTGCGCCGCCTCGCCTTGCGCGCGGGCGCCGGCCTGGCACGCACCGGCTCCGTCTTCGGCCATGGCAGCGGCGATATCGCACTGGCGTTCTCCACTGCCTACACCGTGCCGCACGAGGGCGCGCGCGCCATGCCAGCCGTCTCCATGACACACGAATCGCATCTCGACCCGCTGTTCCAGGCCGCCGCCGACAGCGTCGAACAAGCCATCGTACACGCGCTGTTCCGCGCAACAGCCGTCACCGGCCGCGACGGCAACACCCGCCGCGCACTGACCGAATTGCTCTGA
- a CDS encoding M55 family metallopeptidase, which produces MRILISADIEGVANVFHPEQTRAGNGEYERARRWMTAEADAAVRGAFDGGATDVLVNDSHGGFRNLIPDSIDRRARFVLGKPRYLSMMAGVDGCDAVCMIGYHARAGSRGVLAHTINSFAFARVWFNEQELGEAGLYGALAGERGVPVAVASGDDVFIKETKPLLPHTTFVETKQAEGQNAGTSLSPEQSCEAIYAAVKATVRRGHFSMPLRLQAPIVCRLQTQTPALADLFCQWPALERVDGTMLRFAADSVEHAVRMLNSLSAMSAMLR; this is translated from the coding sequence ATGCGAATCCTGATTTCCGCCGACATCGAAGGCGTGGCCAACGTGTTCCACCCCGAGCAGACGCGCGCCGGCAACGGCGAATACGAACGCGCCCGCCGCTGGATGACCGCCGAAGCCGATGCCGCCGTGCGCGGTGCCTTCGACGGCGGCGCCACGGACGTGCTCGTCAACGATTCGCACGGAGGTTTCCGCAACCTCATCCCCGATTCCATCGACCGCCGCGCACGCTTCGTCCTCGGCAAGCCGCGCTACCTCAGCATGATGGCCGGCGTGGACGGCTGCGACGCCGTCTGCATGATCGGCTACCACGCGCGCGCCGGCAGCCGCGGCGTGCTGGCACACACCATCAACAGCTTTGCCTTCGCGCGCGTCTGGTTCAACGAGCAGGAATTGGGCGAGGCCGGCCTCTACGGCGCCCTGGCCGGGGAGCGCGGCGTGCCGGTGGCCGTTGCCAGCGGCGACGATGTATTTATCAAGGAAACCAAACCGCTGTTGCCGCACACCACGTTCGTCGAGACCAAACAGGCGGAAGGACAGAACGCCGGCACATCGCTCTCGCCCGAGCAGTCGTGCGAAGCCATCTACGCAGCGGTGAAAGCCACGGTACGGCGCGGCCATTTCAGCATGCCGCTGCGCCTCCAGGCACCGATCGTCTGCCGCCTGCAAACACAAACGCCCGCATTGGCCGATCTGTTCTGCCAATGGCCCGCCCTGGAGCGCGTCGACGGCACGATGCTGCGCTTCGCCGCCGACTCCGTAGAACATGCCGTACGCATGCTCAACAGCCTCTCCGCCATGTCAGCGATGCTCCGCTGA
- a CDS encoding chitin-binding domain-containing protein — protein sequence MTRALTLTTLLCALAVVTVSACDRRPSPANPPTPQTSKAEKAAAALAKAAAEFKCPAPSGRFMLDDGTNRGPKQPVRTNCTTAYATCDAQSHAVFDHCPSGQVFDQRFSICVVKDACDEIKS from the coding sequence ATGACCCGCGCACTCACCCTCACCACGTTGCTGTGTGCGCTAGCAGTGGTAACGGTATCGGCCTGCGACCGCCGTCCATCACCAGCCAACCCGCCCACGCCGCAGACGTCCAAAGCCGAAAAGGCGGCCGCCGCGCTCGCCAAGGCCGCCGCAGAATTCAAATGCCCCGCGCCATCGGGCCGCTTCATGCTCGACGACGGCACCAACCGTGGTCCCAAGCAACCCGTGCGCACCAACTGCACCACCGCCTACGCCACCTGCGACGCACAGTCGCACGCCGTCTTCGACCACTGCCCAAGCGGCCAGGTGTTCGATCAGCGCTTTTCCATTTGCGTTGTGAAAGACGCCTGTGACGAGATCAAGTCCTGA
- the prmB gene encoding 50S ribosomal protein L3 N(5)-glutamine methyltransferase: MTTPTLPTSHPFTTVRDLLRYAVSRFTAAGLVFGHGSENAYDEAAYLILHTLHLPIDTLEPFLDARLLPEEVAAVLKVIERRAVDRVPAAYITHEAFMHGMRFYVDERVIVPRSFIGELLEDGLEPWIDQEDGPTDVLELCTGSGCLSILAALQWPNSTIDAVDLSPDALVVANRNVDEYHLQDRIRLHEGDLYAPLPPGVHYDVILTNPPYVNEASMQALPPEYRAEPHMALAGGNDGMDIVRRILADAPRHLKPHGVLVVEIGNERENVEAAFPDLDLVWLPTSAGEDQVFLVTREAL; encoded by the coding sequence ATGACCACGCCCACCCTGCCCACCTCCCACCCGTTCACGACCGTTCGCGACCTGCTGCGCTACGCCGTGTCGCGCTTCACCGCCGCCGGGCTTGTCTTCGGCCACGGCAGCGAGAACGCCTACGACGAAGCCGCTTACCTGATCCTGCACACGCTGCATCTGCCGATCGATACGCTGGAGCCGTTCCTGGACGCACGCCTGCTGCCCGAAGAAGTGGCTGCCGTGCTGAAGGTGATCGAGCGCCGCGCTGTCGACCGCGTGCCCGCCGCGTACATCACGCACGAGGCATTCATGCACGGCATGCGCTTCTACGTGGACGAACGCGTGATCGTGCCGCGCAGCTTCATCGGCGAATTGCTGGAAGACGGTCTGGAACCGTGGATCGACCAGGAAGACGGTCCGACCGATGTGCTGGAGCTGTGTACCGGCTCGGGCTGCCTGTCGATCCTGGCGGCGCTGCAATGGCCCAACTCGACCATCGACGCAGTGGACCTGTCGCCGGATGCACTGGTGGTGGCCAATCGCAATGTCGACGAATACCACCTGCAAGATCGCATCCGCCTGCACGAAGGCGACCTGTATGCGCCGCTGCCACCGGGCGTGCATTACGACGTGATCCTGACGAACCCGCCGTACGTGAACGAGGCATCGATGCAGGCATTGCCGCCTGAGTACCGTGCCGAGCCGCACATGGCGCTGGCAGGAGGCAACGACGGCATGGACATCGTCCGCCGCATCCTGGCCGATGCACCACGCCACCTGAAGCCGCACGGCGTGCTGGTGGTGGAAATCGGTAACGAGCGTGAAAACGTTGAGGCGGCGTTCCCGGATCTCGACCTGGTCTGGCTGCCGACCAGCGCAGGTGAAGACCAGGTGTTCCTGGTTACGCGCGAGGCGCTTTAA
- a CDS encoding class IV adenylate cyclase, whose protein sequence is MARNVEIKAHVRDVAALIERAAAIADSGPERIEQDDTFFACANGRLKLRQFSTGRGELIHYFRANSAGPRVSDYHIVPTSAPDALRATLAAAIGTAGRVIKFRHLYLAGQTRIHVDAVKDLGDFVELEVVLREDQSEDDGVAIAHALMQSLGIAESDLLDVAYVDLLAAQQH, encoded by the coding sequence ATGGCGCGCAACGTCGAGATCAAGGCGCATGTGCGCGACGTGGCTGCACTCATTGAGCGCGCGGCCGCCATCGCGGATTCCGGCCCCGAGCGCATCGAGCAGGACGACACGTTCTTTGCCTGTGCGAATGGGCGCCTGAAGCTGCGGCAGTTCTCGACCGGGCGCGGCGAGCTGATCCATTACTTCCGCGCCAACAGCGCCGGCCCGCGTGTGTCGGACTACCACATCGTTCCGACCAGCGCGCCCGACGCCCTGCGCGCCACGCTGGCCGCCGCCATCGGCACCGCCGGCCGCGTCATCAAGTTTCGCCACCTTTATCTCGCGGGCCAGACGCGCATTCATGTGGATGCGGTGAAAGACCTTGGCGATTTCGTTGAACTTGAAGTCGTGCTGCGCGAAGACCAATCCGAAGACGATGGCGTGGCCATCGCGCACGCCCTGATGCAATCCCTCGGCATTGCCGAATCCGACCTGCTTGACGTCGCTTACGTCGATTTGCTGGCCGCACAACAACATTGA